The sequence below is a genomic window from Rudanella lutea DSM 19387.
CGCAAAGTTTTGTTACCGAAACCGGAGAACAAAAACTAAAAGCGAATTGTTACTTTTTTGTGTAATTGACCGTCAAATCCTTACGTTATATTACCGCACAATCTAAAGGGGTGTACGTACCATGAGACAGCTAAAGATTTCAAAACAAATTACCAACCGCGAAAGTCAGTCGCTGGATAAGTACCTCCAGGAGATTGGTAAGGTTGACCTGCTGACGCCTGATGAGGAAGTGATTCTGGCGCAGAAGATCCGCGAAGGCGACCAACTGTCGCTCGAACGGCTCACCAAGGCCAACCTGCGTTTTGTGGTATCGGTAGCGAAGCAGTATCAGAACCAGGGTCTGTCGTTGGGTGATTTGATCAATGAGGGTAACCTCGGTCTGATCAAAGCCGCTCAGCGTTTCGACGAAACCCGTGGTTTTAAATTCATCTCTTACGCCGTTTGGTGGATTCGCCAGTCGATTCTGCAAGCTTTGGCCGAGCAGTCTCGTATTGTGCGTCTGCCCCTGAACCGGGTAGGTTCGCTGAATAAGATTTCGAAGACATTCTCGGATCTGGAGCAGAAGTTTGAGCGCGAGCCGTCGCCGGAAGAATTGGCCGCCGTACTCGACATTACGCCCGCCGAGGTGGTAGATACACTCAAGATTTCAGGTCGTCACGTCTCGATGGATGCGCCGTTTGTGCAGGGTGAAGAAAACAGCCTGCTCGACGTGCTCGAAAACGATGGCGAAGACAAGCCGGATTCGGGCCTGATCAACGACTCACTCCGCAAGGAGGTACAGCGTGCGCTGTCGACGCTTACTCAGCGCGAGGCCGATGTGATTA
It includes:
- a CDS encoding sigma-70 family RNA polymerase sigma factor, which codes for MRQLKISKQITNRESQSLDKYLQEIGKVDLLTPDEEVILAQKIREGDQLSLERLTKANLRFVVSVAKQYQNQGLSLGDLINEGNLGLIKAAQRFDETRGFKFISYAVWWIRQSILQALAEQSRIVRLPLNRVGSLNKISKTFSDLEQKFEREPSPEELAAVLDITPAEVVDTLKISGRHVSMDAPFVQGEENSLLDVLENDGEDKPDSGLINDSLRKEVQRALSTLTQREADVITLYFGLNGEHAMTLEEIGEKFNLTRERVRQIKEKAIRRLRHTSRSKALKTYLG